The region taaaataaaaaatactaccACTGACTTATATTAACTGGCTTAGGGTGCTGCTgtccaatatttttaaaaagctgaatttcTTTAATGGAACACATAGCATTTGTGAAAAGCAAATAGTGGGGGTCTGATAACGTGGATAAAACCCATTTTATTCCCTTCCCTGTGTTTCTAGAATATTTGATCAGTCTTTATCTCACGGCTAGTGGGCTACTGTGTATTTCAGTGTAAACAGAAGGGGTGTGACATAATGTCGCAGCTAGCATCCTGTAGCATGTTTAGCGTAAGCTATCCCTGTTGCCTTCACGGTCAGCTgggtgaaacaacaacaaccttgACATTGTAAGAAGTTCATTTTATATCACAGTAATTTTCAcgtaattttgatgtttttttttattggttttgttgAGATTTCAGCTTTAAAGAGcgaggcttaaaaataaaacagctgcatTTTGTGGGTTTACGCAAAATCCGTGTCAACGTTTATTAAGTATGCAGGTGGCCTACTGTAGCATAGTGCTGCTAGTTATAGGCTATCctattctgattatttttatattataaattcaaattcttcttttttaaaatttggatcATATTCCAAACAGATATAGTctaccccccaaaaaagtggTTTTCTTAATTTAAGACCGAAGACAAATATTTCTAGCTGAATGTAAACTAGTTTATGACTCAGTTTTGATCGCTATAGACAAACTGAAATGACCGCTAAGGCCAACAGAAACCCCGCTACTTCGTGCAGGTCGCGGCCTACaaataatctggattttttttttccttgtcacAATGCTGAATGTGACATTTCTGACCAGGAGCTGTCTGAAACTATTATTCGTCGCTTACTTCTAATTTAGCTTCCCACTGCTGACTGTAGAAATAACCGGAGTGGACAGAAGAGACCGTGTGCGTCCCGTTGCGTCTCATTGGTATCTGTTGCTGTGAAAGATCCCCAAGTGCGGGCTGTTCTTTGAATGTCAGCTGGGCTGCATTGGTAGTCTGTTGCAGTTTGACGTGACATCTCTGCTGCTTCTCGTTGCAGCCGTGCAAAGGGGCAGGATACCCACGCAGTCTTACCACGGCCAGTTCGCGCTGACGAACGGGGACCCTCTGCAGTGCCACTCCTACTTGTCCGGGTACATCTCCCTGCTGCTGCGGGCCGAGCCCTACCCGACCTCCCGGTTCGGCTCCCAGTGCCTGCAGAACAACAGCATCATGGGGATTGAGAACATCTGCGAGCTGGCGGCGCGGATGCTCTTCAGCGCCGTGGAGTGGGCCCGGAACATCCCGTTCTTCCCGGACTTGCAGGCGCCGGACCAGGTGGCCCTCCTCCGCCTCACCTGGAGCGAGCTGTTCGTGCTGAACGCCGCCCAGTGCTCCATGCCGGTCCACGTCGCCCCGCTGCTGGCCGCCGCGGGCCTCCACGCGTCCCCGATGTCCGCCGACCGGGTGGTGGCCTTCATGGATCACATCCGGGTCTTCCAGGAGCAGGTGGAGAAGCTGAAGGTGCTGCAGGTGGACTCGGCGGAGTACAGCTGCATCAAGGCGGTAGTGCTGTTCACCACAGGTAAATATGTTGGGAATATTTACCCCAGTGCACACTGGAAGTAAGGAGTTTTGGAAAACTGGACATTTGAACAACGAGGAAAATGAGTTATTAAACACAATAACCATTactgtgaataaaataaacaacaatcaGCTACAGCTACGAGTAAAAAgcataagaaaaataactttcatCATGATTTGCAACTTGGATCTTTATGAGACATAAAACTTggcaaatttagttttaaagtaattatttgaaattctgttaaggtttttattgtgacaggaaCGTGCTGGAGTCCCATTTTAAGAGAAGGGCTacagattagggtgatggtaaaGAGGCACTCCAACCTCAAAGACAAAgtcaaaacatgcaaaaagacaGTCAGCAGTTAAGaagagtttagttttttttatgttaattatttAGAAGGGTACTAATATTTTTGaacatgcaggttttttttatttaataaaattaaatatatgtaaACCACTAAAATTTGATATTCCTTCAAGagatatttgtttaaattaaactttattgtctGTCCTAAATGTGATAGAACAGATTCTTTAACATAGTTccatattaaaaacatacattcaagataaaataaaagggACACAATAAGTACTAATAAAACCCATATTCTTACAGAACAACCTGGCAGGAACTTAGTGTGAATGAGGATCATTTTAAGTCTAAATCTCATATGgttgtaaattgtttttttggttttattgatgTTATATACAGTGTTGTTTACTTGTACTCCTTTAGCATCTTGTGtactaaatatttgtttatccAAGACtcaaaaggaaatgaaagagTTTGGAAAAGCTGCTTTGAATCTCCGTAGCGTCCAAATGAGATTTAAACTCATAGCGATCAAAATATGTCTTCATAAACCCCTAAAGGAGGTTTTGTCGTCCGACAGTCAACATCGTAATCCTGCCTCCTCAAATCAAGTAGCGATGAACTGTTTTCCAGGAGCCGGCTCCAGTAATTACGTTTTACTTTGTGTGACCCTTAATcgttacattttaaatattgtttttaattccaCAAATACTTTGGcgtgttagaaaaaaaaaaaaagataatcacAAACAGGTTGTGCTCAGCTAAACTCCCAGCCCCTTTAACGGCTGAGCCGCTGGATCGAAAGGAacgagcagcagcagagtgaaaaataaaagaagctcCTCTATCTAGGTCTATTTCGGTCCCCATGAGCACATCTGAGCACGTGTCTTTAAACTGGGACACAGTAGCCTTTCTTTAACCCCTGCTGCCATGCGGCCTGCAGCGCTGCAGTGGCGGCAGActgcagcagcaaaacatttgatcCAGTGCAGCAGCGCCGCTCTGCCAGACGTGGCTCTGCTGGATTCCTCTGCGACGATTTTGGAGGTTTTAGCCGAGCGCCGTCGACATCTTTGATCGCAGGAAGCGTTGGACTGATGAGACAGATGAACTCCTTTTCACCACCCACAGCACGGATGATGGAACCTTTCGCTGTTACATGTCAGGCTGTTACCTGACCACGACTGAGTTGCTGTTTCCGTCTCAGTggctgttattttattttgtttttttaacctgctTTGATCCCCTGAGATGTAATGGGATGTGTTAGCAGAGCTAAAGATCTTTAGCATTCCTGGCCTCATTGTGTACCTGGGCATGCTAGTGAATGCTACATTCCTCTTCTCTAATGAACGTTGCAACCCAAAAGACAAATCCTACTTATTTCTGCCCTTTTCTGAGCTGCAGAATTAGAAATAAGttctatttatttctaattctatGTTCCATAGGTGAACATGGAAAGACTCTCTTCACTTTtagcaccgatccacttttttcacttccaataccGATGCCGATATCTGAAATTTAGCATTGGCCGATACCGGCCCGATGCAGGAAAACagagctgaattgacttaaaacgtaACATAAacgtactgaattacaaatgtaattAATATCTCTGCACCAGTGCAGttcatttaaatacaccaatacCTTCACAAgattggtcaaacatgtaaaaacaacttcaacATGTCCAGTCGGTGCAAGTAGGAGTATAACAGCCgatgttaaataaatatgaaagacactgaaactgacaaaatcaATAGGTTGACTATTTTGGTCAAACGTGTAAAATATAAACTACAATAAATCCTCCTTTAGATGGTTCATAAAGcgtaataaatatgtaaaataaataataaagcatgacatcACTCAGAGCACAAATCATAGATTTACACTGAATAGATCTGCACTTATAGATCGAGATACATTGTCACCAATGgccaaattttttatttttttccaacatcgGGACCGAGACAGATATCGATATcggatcagtgcatctctgtAAACGGTcctgatttttgtattttcttaattttttttccttgcggTTCCTCTCGGTGCAGACGCCTGCGGCCTGTCGGACGTGGCCCACGTGGAGAGCCTCCAGGAGAAGTCCCAGTGCGCGCTGGAGGAGTACGTGAGGAGTCAGTACCCCAACCAGCCCAACCGGTTCGGGAAGCTGCTGCTCCGCCTGCCCTCGCTGCGCACCGTCTCCTCCTCGGTCATCGAGCAGCTGTTCTTCGTGCGCCTGGTGGGGAAGACGCCCATCGAGACGCTGATAAGGGACATGCTGCTGTCCGGCAGCAGCTTCAGCTGGCCGTACATGCCCATCCAGTAGGTGTGAAGGCTACAAGGTTGCTTCTCCAATCGAGtgatttggtttttgtttagtttcccCACGCCCCCCATGTAACCCAAAATTCTCTGCCAGAGGAATGAGATTattaaaggtaaaaaacaaacaaacaaaaaaaaatcatgcaattCTACTAAGTAATATCAGCGGTCTGCCTTATTTTACTAAAAGGGTCCTgaacaaaatgaagaacagGAAATTATTTGAAATCAAAGGGAGAATAAAAAAACGAGACACAACACAAGTTGACTGCttattttggactgttttttttttcttttctttttttgttttttttgtaattgtgacGGTGTATGGACGCTTTAACAAAACGATATTTATTGGACCTGTGTGTATATTTATCGTGCTTGTAAATTATGTTTCCGATCCTTTTGCTTTCTAAATGTTGCGTGTgtcgtttgtttttttgcccaCGGTCAATGAGGAAACTGCAGGGAgccttttgtgtgtgttgatctgtttatttctaattttttttatttgagttttgtcTCTGTTCTTGATTTCATaccttccagaaaaaaaaagcactttggACTTAgtgaaaaatggaaatatttacagCATTTGTTTTGAACCTGACTCATTCGGTTCCACACTAAAGCTCTGACTTTAATTGTTTTGTCATCTCCTGGTTATGAAattgctcttcttttttcttttttttttttttttaatttttacaaaaatattctcttgtaaaaaaaaaaaagaaaaaaagaattgtagATACTTCTTGGCCAAATTTCCTCATTCTTCTTTTCACGACtgtgaaaatatgactgtttGCCTTCTGTGACGATATTAAAAGCGGATCATTGCTTTTGGGTTTTAGCAGACATGTTCAGTTTGTTCCTGAGATGCTGCGGCTGAGTGAGGCTGACTGTCAGGAAGCTGCCGGATGTTTTTCTACTCAGAGGGGTTTACACTCAGACCCCAAACCCCGTCACGTTTatttcactcacacacacacaaaagaaaaaacaaacaaacaaacaatggcACAAGGAGATTATTGATGATTACATTACCAAATAATGggtttccacttttttttttttttaattttggttgTCTTAGAGATTTTTAAAGAGCAACATCTTCCCGGGCCGAGAGACAAATGGACTTGATGGGAATCATGTGTTTACATGAACCCAGGCCACTCACTTGCACAACCTGCTCCGTTCAAAGGGTacgaatgtgtgtgtgtgtgtgtgtgtgtgtgtgtatgtgtgtgtgtgcgtgtgggcgtgtatgttcccttgtgtttttttttgttgtttttttctgttttctgacaaCCACTCTGATGTACTGTGAAAGTTAACATATTGGTACCTTATTAAATTATAACTCAAGATTTATACATAAAGTgtactttgtttatttcacgGGATGTTTCATGACAGCGACGTCTCCAAACCGACTGTAGATGTCagaatatgatttattttttttatttagattttattattattattattattgttttgtattgaaGAACATTCTGCGGTGTTCTGGAGTCAGAACCCTCGTTGGAGGGTTTTAGTCAAACAAATGAATCCCAGTGGCAGTGACAGCTGCATGATgtgcagagagagaggaagaaaaactgacGCTATACAGTTTTGTTTGGACCATTAATGCAGATTACATTCATTTTCATTCTAAAGGAATGATGCCACATTTTAACTCTGATTATAgcatacatttgttttcagcaaCTATTCACATAGCAAACAAGGGAATTACATGTTTTTGCAACTGGAtatgtcccccccccccccaacaccCCATAATTCTCATAAATATTTCTTAACATATAAGTTAACCGTTTAGGCTGTTTCCCTTCAGAAAGGAGCGAGGGCAAAAACTCTGGAGGAGGAAGAATGAAACAAGGATCGTGTCTGCGGTGGCAGATTGAAGAAGACAGAGAGGATTAAGGCAGCTTCTTTCCTTCTTAGTGGACAGAGAGCTAATGAGGGGCCCCTGAGTGCTCTGTCACTACAGTTTACCCTGAGGAGGATGAAGCCGGGCAGTCCACGGCCCCTGGGCGCTCCGGGCCAAAAGGCCAACATGAAACAATGGAGCATTTTTCCCACACACGTACAGGTCCGAAAAACTGACaggagaaagaagaggaggagaagaagaagaaaaaaaaaacggagaGTGAACGGAGCTGGTTGAGATGATGCCGGGAGAAACCGGGTTCAGACTGAGGTCTGTGGAGATGAAGTTGTACTTCCGGCCCCTAGAAATGGGTTCAGAAATCCGAACCTGGAGGGTTTTGGATCATGTATCAGATATCATGTCATGTATGACAGAAAGCCTTCAGCTCATAACTCATCTTCCATAAATAATGCCGATAGGTCGATGCGGCCCGAGTGAGCccgagtttgtttgtttttttaatttatttttatttttttgctgctgttatAGATGCACTTCtactgtaacattttatttcattttttactttcgAGGAATAAATATGTGGATTTACATTTTACGCCACAAAAACTGTGACGTTTAGCAATCGAGATCCACGCATAATTGCGTCGCTTTCAGCTGTTTTCCCTTCCGTGTTAAATAGTTCAGGCCACAGGCTGGCGGTGGGTTCAATGCCCGTTATTCAGTGTGGGATACTATAAAGTTTTCTtcttactattattattattattattattattattattattattattattattattatttctccgATTGAATTTCGCTGCTTTACTGACGCTTACAGAcgattaatcaataattattctGCTGCTTTAAACCTGGACGGCTTTTAAGTAATTAACTACTCATGTAAagattttaagacaaaaaccaCAGATGGTTTATCAATTCggaaataaatgcataaaatggttttttttttaaaagaaagaaagaaaaagaaaagaaagaaaattaagttGTATAAGCAAAGAACTCTCCTCTTTTGTATAAACCCTCAaactcgtttttttttttaactgtacgAGTAAATTAAAGATAAACTCGCACGGCGGATGAAAACATCCTTTCTACTGTTTAGCTAAAAGTTGACATGCGGTTTTCTGAGTACTTataatttcttttgatttttatttccagcaACATCCACCTGGGTTGTAtgtcaaaatacaaaaagcgAGAAATATATGATTCCAGCAGCTTTATGGACTTTTTCCCCTCTAAAATTTTAAACCAAACAATTCGTAACAACGTATTTTCTTTTTCGCAGACTGTAATCTTTTCTTACAATTCGTGTAATTTTTACGTTATTGTCCCACCTTATTTTTtgatacaataaataaataaaatcaccaagaaaaaaaaacaaaaaaaaaacaggaataataataataataataataaaataatagaaataaataaataatc is a window of Xiphophorus maculatus strain JP 163 A chromosome 4, X_maculatus-5.0-male, whole genome shotgun sequence DNA encoding:
- the LOC102217018 gene encoding COUP transcription factor 2-like, giving the protein MAMVAWRTTEGVGDPQGTLSSPVSQVAPLSLPGELTGHMNSAASLEIPQAGAAQGAPPPNLSAAAAAASTSTTTSSTNNNNNNNSTSSSSSSSSSSMDKQQSQQIECIVCGDKSSGKHYGQFTCEGCKSFFKRSVRRNLTYTCRANRNCPVDQHHRNQCQYCRLKKCLKVGMRREAVQRGRIPTQSYHGQFALTNGDPLQCHSYLSGYISLLLRAEPYPTSRFGSQCLQNNSIMGIENICELAARMLFSAVEWARNIPFFPDLQAPDQVALLRLTWSELFVLNAAQCSMPVHVAPLLAAAGLHASPMSADRVVAFMDHIRVFQEQVEKLKVLQVDSAEYSCIKAVVLFTTDACGLSDVAHVESLQEKSQCALEEYVRSQYPNQPNRFGKLLLRLPSLRTVSSSVIEQLFFVRLVGKTPIETLIRDMLLSGSSFSWPYMPIQ